In one Modestobacter sp. L9-4 genomic region, the following are encoded:
- a CDS encoding glycoside hydrolase family 65 protein, which yields MTEGRAHFVVEPWSVTAIGLDLASLGVNESVFALANGHIGMRGTFEEGEPVVVPGTYLNGFFEERPLPYAEAGYGFPEQGQTVVNVTDGKIIRLLVGDSPLDLQYGDLIDHRRTLDLRDGVLRRTTEWRSPSGRQVRVTSTRLVSLTRRSIAAIEYTVECTDDSGDLYIALQSDLLANEAVSTTETDDPRAGSAMDRPLVSELHEGRARHAVLVHQTRRSKLRMAAGMDHEVEIPDSASEELEVSADLARYQLAARLPAGSKLRLVKYLAYGWSSRRSPAAMRDQVEGALATAKLAGWDRLLREQRELLDTHWDEADVEIEGDAELQQAVRVGMFHVLQAGLRAERQPIPAKGLTGDGYDGHTFWDTETYVLPVLTYTAPQAVRDALLWRHSILDQARDRARVLGFDGAAFPWRTIRGEETSGYWPAGTAAFHINADIADAVARYTAATRDEVFDRDYGTELLVETARLWSSLGHFDGEQNFRIDGVTGPDEYTAVVDNNVYTNLMAQRNLREAVAAVGRNPDTAVRLQVGEDEVDRWSRAAEAMRVPFNKVLGVHEQSEGFTHHEEWDFAGTRPDQYPLLLNFPYFDIYRKQVVKQADLVMALHLRGDAFTLEEKIADFAYYEARTVRDSSLSAAVQAVIAAETGHLQLAHDYWGEAALTDLQNLHGNSGHGLHIASLAGGWMVAVGGFGGMRDHGGELTFAPRLPPRITRLRFRVVFQGRCLSVTVTPERATYRLVYGDEPLTIHHHGEKVDVAQDGVEMAVPPALEVAPVHQPPNAAPRRRNRPTSD from the coding sequence GAGTCGGTGTTCGCCCTCGCCAACGGGCACATCGGCATGCGCGGGACCTTCGAGGAGGGGGAGCCCGTCGTCGTCCCGGGCACCTACCTCAACGGCTTCTTCGAGGAGCGGCCGCTGCCCTACGCCGAGGCCGGCTACGGCTTCCCCGAGCAGGGCCAGACGGTCGTCAACGTCACCGACGGCAAGATCATCCGGCTGCTGGTCGGGGACTCCCCGCTGGACCTGCAGTACGGCGACCTGATCGACCACCGCCGCACCCTGGACCTGCGCGACGGCGTGCTGCGCCGCACCACCGAGTGGCGCTCGCCCAGCGGCCGGCAGGTGCGGGTCACCAGCACCCGGCTGGTCTCCCTCACCCGCCGCTCGATCGCGGCCATCGAGTACACCGTCGAGTGCACCGACGACTCCGGTGACCTCTACATCGCCCTGCAGTCGGACCTGCTGGCCAACGAGGCCGTCTCCACCACCGAGACCGACGACCCGCGGGCGGGCTCGGCCATGGACCGGCCCCTGGTCTCCGAGCTGCACGAGGGCCGCGCCCGGCACGCCGTCCTGGTGCACCAGACCCGGCGCAGCAAGCTGCGGATGGCCGCCGGGATGGACCACGAGGTGGAGATCCCGGACTCCGCGTCCGAGGAGCTCGAGGTGTCGGCGGACCTGGCGCGCTACCAGCTCGCCGCGCGCCTGCCGGCCGGCTCGAAGCTGCGGCTGGTCAAGTACCTGGCCTACGGCTGGTCCAGCCGGCGGTCCCCGGCCGCCATGCGGGACCAGGTGGAGGGTGCGCTGGCGACGGCGAAGCTGGCCGGTTGGGACCGGCTGCTGCGCGAGCAGCGCGAGCTGCTGGACACCCACTGGGACGAGGCCGACGTCGAGATCGAGGGCGACGCGGAGCTGCAGCAGGCCGTGCGGGTGGGCATGTTCCACGTCCTGCAGGCCGGGCTGCGCGCCGAGCGCCAGCCCATCCCGGCCAAGGGGCTCACCGGCGACGGCTACGACGGGCACACCTTCTGGGACACCGAGACGTACGTGCTCCCGGTGCTCACCTACACCGCGCCGCAGGCGGTGCGCGACGCGCTGCTGTGGCGGCACTCCATCCTCGACCAGGCTCGCGACCGGGCCCGCGTGCTCGGCTTCGACGGCGCGGCCTTCCCGTGGCGCACCATCCGCGGCGAGGAGACCTCGGGCTACTGGCCGGCCGGGACGGCGGCGTTCCACATCAACGCCGACATCGCCGACGCCGTCGCCCGCTACACCGCCGCCACCCGCGACGAGGTCTTCGACCGCGACTACGGCACCGAGCTGCTGGTGGAGACCGCGCGGCTGTGGAGCTCGCTGGGCCACTTCGACGGGGAGCAGAACTTCCGGATCGACGGGGTCACCGGCCCCGACGAGTACACGGCCGTGGTCGACAACAACGTCTACACGAACCTGATGGCGCAGCGGAACCTCCGCGAGGCCGTCGCCGCGGTGGGCCGCAACCCCGACACGGCCGTGCGGCTGCAGGTGGGCGAGGACGAGGTCGACCGGTGGTCGCGCGCGGCCGAGGCGATGCGGGTGCCGTTCAACAAGGTGCTCGGCGTGCACGAGCAGTCGGAGGGCTTCACCCACCACGAGGAGTGGGACTTCGCCGGCACCCGGCCCGACCAGTACCCGCTGCTGCTGAACTTCCCCTACTTCGACATCTACCGGAAGCAGGTCGTCAAGCAGGCCGACCTGGTGATGGCCCTGCACCTGCGTGGCGACGCCTTCACCCTCGAGGAGAAGATCGCCGACTTCGCCTACTACGAGGCGCGCACCGTGCGCGACTCCTCGCTGTCGGCGGCGGTGCAGGCGGTCATCGCGGCCGAGACCGGGCACCTCCAGCTCGCCCACGACTACTGGGGCGAGGCGGCGCTGACCGACCTGCAGAACCTGCACGGCAACAGCGGCCACGGCCTGCACATCGCCTCGCTGGCCGGTGGGTGGATGGTCGCCGTCGGCGGGTTCGGCGGGATGCGCGACCACGGGGGCGAGCTCACCTTCGCGCCGCGGCTGCCCCCGCGGATCACCCGGCTGCGGTTCCGGGTGGTCTTCCAGGGCCGCTGCCTGTCGGTGACCGTCACCCCCGAGCGGGCCACCTACCGGCTGGTCTACGGCGACGAGCCGCTGACCATCCACCACCACGGGGAGAAGGTGGACGTCGCCCAGGACGGCGTGGAGATGGCCGTCCCGCCGGCGCTCGAGGTCGCGCCGGTCCACCAGCCGCCCAACGCCGCCCCCCGCCGCCGGAACCGCCCCACCAGCGACTGA